A single window of Maylandia zebra isolate NMK-2024a linkage group LG2, Mzebra_GT3a, whole genome shotgun sequence DNA harbors:
- the slc16a2 gene encoding monocarboxylate transporter 8: protein MGTNGLDNQAQPSDRESRTEQPAPGPQMEQRDAPQDLDTRKHDQADGSEGKIVKEDSNTQLIETGCKPPLTPGSDFEARVQVEKPGHGAGFVPPEGGFAGWLVVFAATWCNGSIFGIHNSFGILHMMLVKEHTDPEDQTSQFKVAWVGALAMGMIFFCSPVVSMFTDHFGCRKTAVSGAALAFIGLLSTSFANSLILRYFTYGILFGCGSSFTFQPSLVILGHYFRQRLGLANGVVTAGASLFSMGLPVLLKEVVEPLGLSRTFQILSVFMLIQALLALMFKPLIPAGGDMGPQGIGPDHAESQTQANAQSGGRWSRAITTIRKYFNLRVFHIVTYRVWAFGVATAVLGYFVPYIHLINFVKEQFKGTEKEWVLLVCIGASSGVGRLTFGKIGDLIPGLRKVYMQVVSFIVLGLMSMMIPQCSMFAGLVVVCVFLGLCDGCFLTMMAPIAFELVGPMQASQAIGYLLGLMSIPMTAGPPIAGLLHDYFGNYTVAFSLAGVPPMVGGVVLFFVPLIHHRLQRGQASPEETSTTAHMLPSAPPAEEPKSCSNGDILPGYTDVETHI from the exons ATGGGGACCAACGGGCTAGACAACCAAGCGCAGCCGTCCGACAGAGAGTCACGGACGGAACAGCCGGCTCCAGGTCCTCAGATGGAGCAGAGGGATGCCCCTCAAGACCTAGACACGAGAAAGCATGACCAGGCGGACGGCAGCGAGGGTAAAATCGTGAAGGAGGACAGTAATACGCAGCTGATCGAGACCGGCTGCAAGCCACCCCTCACGCCGGGTTCCGACTTCGAGGCTAGGGTGCAGGTAGAGAAGCCCGGCCACGGAGCTGGCTTCGTCCCACCCGAAGGTGGTTTCGCTGGCTGGCTGGTGGTTTTTGCTGCAACCTGGTGCAACGGGTCAATCTTCGGAATTCACAACTCCTTCGGGATCCTGCACATGATGCTGGTGAAGGAGCACACAGACCCTGAAGACCAAACATCCCAGTTCAAAGTGG CCTGGGTTGGGGCCCTGGCCATGGGCATGATCTTCTTCTGTTCACCTGTGGTCAGCATGTTCACAGACCACTTTGGCTGCAGGAAGACGGCTGTGAGTGGGGCGGCACTGGCTTTTATAGGACTGCTCAGTACATCGTTTGCAAA tTCCTTGATCCTTCGTTACTTCACATACGGCATATTGTTTGGCTGCGGCTCCTCCTTCACCTTCCAGCCCTCGTTGGTCATCCTGGGCCACTACTTCCGCCAGCGCTTGGGTCTGGCCAATGGTGTGGTGACGGCTGGTGCCAGCCTCTTCTCTATGGGCCTTCCGGTGTTACTGAAAGAGGTGGTGGAACCTTTGGGCCTCAGCAGAACATTCCAGATCCTCAGCGTCTTCATGCTGATCCAGGCTCTGCTGGCGCTAATGTTCAAGCCTCTGATCCCTGCTGGGGGAGACATGGGCCCCCAAGGAATAGGCCCCGACCATGCCGAATCCCAAACTCAAGCTAATGCTCAAAGTGGAGGCAGGTGGAGCAGGGCGATAACCACCATCAGGAAGTACTTCAATTTGCGTGTGTTTCACATCGTCACATACCGAGTGTGGGCATTTGGAGTGGCTACAGCTGTATTGGGCTATTTCGTGCCATATATCCATCTG ATTAATTTtgtaaaagaacagttcaaGGGCACTGAAAAGGAGTGGGTGCTCCTTGTTTGCATAGGAGCATCATCAGGGGTGGGACGCCTCACTTTTGGAAAGATCGGGGATCTCATTCCTGGTCTACGGAAAGTCTACATGCAG GTGGTCTCCTTCATTGTTCTTGGCCTGATGTCCATGATGATTCCTCAGTGCTCGATGTTCGCCGGGCTGGTggtcgtgtgtgtgtttctgggaCTGTGTGATGGATGCTTCCTCACCATGATGGCTCCCATAGCTTTTGAGCTTGTCGGGCCCATGCAAGCCTCGCAGGCTATAGGTTACCTTCTAGGCCTCATGTCTATCCCTATGACTGCGGGTCCACCTATCGCTG GTCTCCTGCATGACTATTTTGGGAATTACACAGTGGCCTTCTCCCTGGCTGGTGTGCCTCCGATGGTGGGGGGCGTGGTGCTGTTCTTTGTGCCCCTGATCCACCACAGGCTCCAGCGAGGTCAGGCATCACCAGAGGAGACCTCCACAACTGCCCACATGTTGCCCAGCGCCCCACCGGCCGAGGAGCCCAAGAGCTGCTCCAATGGAGACATCCTGCCCGGCTATACAGATGTAGAGACACACATCTGA